Proteins encoded within one genomic window of Pristis pectinata isolate sPriPec2 chromosome 5, sPriPec2.1.pri, whole genome shotgun sequence:
- the vstm2a gene encoding V-set and transmembrane domain-containing protein 2A, with amino-acid sequence MGTFPVSLGCLFVFCAQLGVSSQAQFTEFPGSVTAREGDNVEMACAFRGSGSPSYYLEIQWWFIRAPLEPEYSPENSKIQLDTLPQSEMINDETKISTVKVMGSDISHKLQISKVRKDDEGLYECRVTDANNGELHEYKARGRLYVNTSYARALQALEAPPLSLHDGKGLRSPPAAAGLPSERPGRRSQSSRETNEGQAGATSRPAATILRQSATSTSGTTIVAASDGLGVLLLFCGFVKDALL; translated from the exons ATGGGGACCTTTCCTGTTTCTCTGGGTTGCCTTTTTGTCTTCTGCGCTCAACTGGGGGTTTCATCCCAAG CGCAATTCACTGAATTCCCCGGAAGTGTAACGGCTAGAGAAGGAGACAATGTGGAAATGGCTTGTGCATTCAGAGGCAGCGGCTCCCCGTCCTATTATCTGGAGATCCAGTGGTGGTTCATTCGAGCTCCCTTGGAGCCGGAGTACAGCCCAGAAAACAGCAAAATCCAG TTGGACACTTTGCCACAAAGCGAAATGATCAACGACGAGACGAAAATAAGT ACAGTGAAAGTGATGGGTAGTGACATCTCCCATAAACTTCAGATCTCCAAAGTGCGGAAGGATGACGAAGGGCTCTACGAGTGCCGGGTGACCGACGCCAACAATGGGGAGCTGCATGAGTACAAGGCTCGGGGCCGTCTCTACGTGAACACGAGCTATGCCCGGGCCCTGCAAGCTCTCGAAGCTCCGCCGTTGTCCCTGCACGACGGCAAGGGCTTGCGAAGTCCTCCCGCGGCTGCAGGCCTTCCCAGCGAGCGTCCAGGCCGCCGTTCCCAGAGCAGCAGAGAAACGAACGAAGGGCAGGCAGGGGCAACCTCCAGACCAGCAGCAACAATCCTCAGGCAGAGCGCCACATCCACATCAG GGACGACGATCGTAGCTGCAAGCGATGGATTAGGtgtcctgcttctattttgtggctttgtgaaggatGCTTTGCTATAG